Sequence from the Clostridium butyricum genome:
AATTATGGACTAAATTAAATATTCAATACTCTTTTCAAGTTTTCAAACATAAGCTTTTGAACAAAATCTGATGGATGCAAACCATCATTTTCACATCCCTCTTCAAACATTATTTCTTCAATAGAAAGATTATTTATATGTAAATACTCAAGAATAAAAGAATAATTATCTACAAGTAAAATATTCTCTTTCTCTGCTACATTTTTTAATACTGCTGTAACATCATCCATATGATAAAGCCTATTTGGACGTCCTTCATTTTCTATTGTTGATGGTATTGGTGAAAATAGAATCATAGGCTTATTTTTTTCTCTTAAAAAGTTTATAATTCTTACTAAATTTTCATATAAATCATTCATACCATTATGATTTTTTCTATCATTAGCTCCAAACATTAAAAATACAATATCATCATCTTCATTAATAAGATTTCTTATATTATTATATATCTGACAAGAAGAAGCTCCACAGCCTCCATTATTAATAACTGAGCATCCATGAAATTTTTCACCTATATAATTTTCAAATAATGTTCCCCAGCTGTTTGGTGCAATTATTCTATAAAATTTCTTTATATCATCTTCAAAAATCACTTTATCGCTGCTATAACTTTGTGAACTTCCCTTTCCTGCGGCTATACTGTCTCCAATAATATTAATCTTTGCTCCATTTTTAATTATATCTATAAATCTGTCCTTATCTAATATTTTAGCCACTTTTCCCTCTCCTTCTTTATTACTATTTTCTCTCTTCTACTGTTTTAAGAAAAATCCCTTGTTCAAATCCGCCACGTTTTTCTCGTTTCTCAGTTCTAACTTTAAGAAGTTCTTCTTCACTTACACCCAAGATATCTGCAATAGCAAAAACAACTTCCATTATATCTGCAAGTTCATCTATATTTCTATTATCTGCAAGGAATTCATTTACTTCTTCTTGGAGTTTTTTCTGTAATAATCTAAACTTTCTTCTGCCATCAATCATTTCAAAATCGCATATTTTATAATCTATATCAATTATTTCTGGAATTTTATCTCTAACTAATTTGTTATATACCTTTATGTTCTCCATAATCTTATCCTTTCAAAAAATCTTTCATTTAATGTAATAATATATTAATTATAACACATGACATTATTTCTTAATATTTAAATAATTTGTAAAATTATAAATCCAGTTATAAATCAATCTTCATATATGACATTAAGTTATTCTGAAAATAATAACAATAATCCTTATTCAACTTCTAACCCTTGATTAGTAAATTGAATATGCTATAATTTATAACAAAATGGAGGTGTATTTGTATGAAAGAAGTTAAAACTTTCAACTATTTATCAGGAAGCTCCTTGCAAAGATTACAACAAAGCCATCTATGCTTTGTCTGGAGCCTAATCTTACATTAAATTAACTTAAAATTTTAGGTTCTGACACATGGCTTTTAGTATTCTTTGCTTCAATACTATGATTTTTTATTAGTAAAGGAGTAAGAATATGAAATATGTAAAAGCACAGGATGTGTTACCTGAAGAATTAATTGAATTAATCCAAAAATATATAGATGGAAACTATCTTTATATCCCTAGAAGAAATGATAATCATAAATCCTGGGGTGAGAGCACTGGTATAAAAAATATACTTAAAATTCGAAATAGAGAAATTTATATTAAATATAAAAATGGTATGAGTGTTGACGCTTTATCTAACGAATATTATCTTTCAGAAAAGAGTATTCGAAGGATAATAAATCTTCAAAAGAAAATATGCTCATAATTATTACAGAACTATTTAATAGATTGAATACCCCTTTTCTAGCATGATATCATTTGTCTTGTGTCCTATTAAAATTATGATTACAGGAAAATAGAAAAGAGGTGTTTTAATTTATGGAACCGTTCATAAAAAAACATGAGTACAATTTTATAAAACAATGTCTTTTTAATTTAAATAATACTTTTAGAGGATGTATTGATAATAAAATTGTAGAAACAAATAAAATTTATCTTCAGAATAAAATTCTGAATCAATTTAGTAATTTATCTGAAGATGAAAAAGAAATACTAAGCATAGAGCATATAACTGATCCACAACATATTGACATATATATAAAGAATTTAGATAAGTATGTTTATGGTATGGCACAGATTTCTGATTCTCAGATAAGTAAATTATTCAAAAAAGAAAAAAAGCTTAAATTTCCATCATTAGAAGCAAGAGAATCTAAAAATTCATATCTTGGATGGATTGATGAAGCTACACGAAAACTATTTATTATTCATAATATGGGTGGTAAAAATATAGGTATGAGCTGCAGAATTGTAAGCCAAAACTCAAATACTTCTCATATTTGTTCATTTTGTAATAATGCTGGTTCTGATGCTGAAATAGCATTTGTTTCAACAGTATGCAAAACAAATACTAAGTATGGAAATTATAAATCAATAGGATTTTCTGTATGTCTAGACAGCCAAAAATGCAATAATCAAATTACATCTTTAGATAAATTAGAGAAAATTTTAAAGGAAGCTAATAATATAATTTAGTTTTAATACCTAAATTATATCAATCATGACATACAAGCAGTAATATAAAATCATGCTCTAATTGGTTTTCTTTTAAAAATGACGAATTTCCATTTGTTATTGATACTGAAACTGTATCAATAACAAATAATTTAATCCTTATCTTTGAAGATTAAGTTAAAAGATAAGGATTAAATTTAAACTTATTTAAAGTTTTTTTAATATAAGATTATACAATTCATTAAATGTTTTATCACGTGTAATAAATAAAATTCCTACATATATAATTGCGCAACAAATCACATCTGCAGCACATGAAAATAATATATTTTCAACATTTGAATTTATAAACATACATACAGGTATAAATATTAATGAATAAAACAAATACTTCATATTATTCAGTGAAAATAATTTTATATCAATTTTTATAACTTTTTTAACAAGATAACCATATTCTAAACTTATCAAAAATATATTTGCAATAAGAGTTGTAACGACCGCTGTTGTTGGAGTAAAAATCCCTCCTAATACTAGTGCGTAATTTAATATAAGATTTAGTATTCCCCCGTATAAGGCAAGCTTTGTGTCTGCCTTTTCATATCCAAATACATATATTATCTGCTGTTCTATAATTCTGTCTATTCCTACTGCCATAAGATATATTGAAAATACCATAAGTATTGGAACAGCTGCAA
This genomic interval carries:
- a CDS encoding SGNH/GDSL hydrolase family protein; the protein is MAKILDKDRFIDIIKNGAKINIIGDSIAAGKGSSQSYSSDKVIFEDDIKKFYRIIAPNSWGTLFENYIGEKFHGCSVINNGGCGASSCQIYNNIRNLINEDDDIVFLMFGANDRKNHNGMNDLYENLVRIINFLREKNKPMILFSPIPSTIENEGRPNRLYHMDDVTAVLKNVAEKENILLVDNYSFILEYLHINNLSIEEIMFEEGCENDGLHPSDFVQKLMFENLKRVLNI
- a CDS encoding FusB/FusC family EF-G-binding protein, whose translation is MEPFIKKHEYNFIKQCLFNLNNTFRGCIDNKIVETNKIYLQNKILNQFSNLSEDEKEILSIEHITDPQHIDIYIKNLDKYVYGMAQISDSQISKLFKKEKKLKFPSLEARESKNSYLGWIDEATRKLFIIHNMGGKNIGMSCRIVSQNSNTSHICSFCNNAGSDAEIAFVSTVCKTNTKYGNYKSIGFSVCLDSQKCNNQITSLDKLEKILKEANNII
- a CDS encoding CD3324 family protein, translated to MKYVKAQDVLPEELIELIQKYIDGNYLYIPRRNDNHKSWGESTGIKNILKIRNREIYIKYKNGMSVDALSNEYYLSEKSIRRIINLQKKICS
- a CDS encoding nucleoside triphosphate pyrophosphohydrolase translates to MENIKVYNKLVRDKIPEIIDIDYKICDFEMIDGRRKFRLLQKKLQEEVNEFLADNRNIDELADIMEVVFAIADILGVSEEELLKVRTEKREKRGGFEQGIFLKTVEERK